The sequence AGATACGGTAAATTTAGCAAAACAAGTTGGAGGTGAAGATCATGGATTTAGATTTATTCAGTTGCCTTACAACATGAATTATGATCAAGCACTACTTGCAAAAAATCAAATACTTGGAAATGAACACGTATCAATTTTAGAATCTGCTGTTAGATTGGGAATCGGCGTGTTCACTAGCGTGCCATTTATGCAAGGACGTTTGCTTACTCCTGGGGTAATGCCTGAATTTAATGAATTAAAACCCTCTTTACGTGCCTTGCAATTCATTCGCTCAACTCCTGGTGTTTTAGCACCATTAGTAGGGCAAAAATCTGAAGCGCATGTTTTAGAAAATCTTGGAATTATGAAAATCACATCATTGTCTGAAGATGAATTTCTTGCATTGGTAAAGAAACTAACTTCCTAAGTTATTAGCCTCAAAATTTTATACAAAGATAATAAATGAGGACAATTGAGAGTCATAGTAATTTGTCTGCAAAAATATATGATTACACAAAAATTTGTGATTCAGTTTTTACAATTGATCCTAAAATTCGATTTGCTGGAGTGATAAATGAACGTGGTCGATTGGTAGCTGGTGGAATGAAGGAAAATGTTGAACCATTAGAAAGTGAAAAAGATGACGAAATGATTTTCATGGAATTGGCATTACGTGTAAAGATGAGAAAAGAGTTTGATAAACAATTGGGTCCTGTCAATTTTGCTTTGGCATCACGAGAACGTGCACTTGCAATTAGTGTAATAATTAATGATGACATTTTGTATGTAGTATCTGAGCCTGATTCTGATTATGGTTCTCTCCCCAAAAAAATTATTGAAATAATTCATTCCTAGTTTGATCGGGGTTCCAATTTTGGGACTTTGTGATCTTCTTAATTAGCAATAACATTTGATTTTTTATTATGTTGACTGATGAAAAACTTGATTCTGATTATTTAGCAATGTCTGAACTGACTAAGGAAATTGGATTGATTGTAAAAGATTCTTTTGCTGGGGGGCAAACTGATTTGTCTAGTTCGGATATTGAACATATTTTAAAAATTACCTCTGATGTAACTCATAAAATAAAATCTCAAATTCAGGAACTTACAATATGAACCGCTGTCATGATAGACATACACCTGTTTACAAAATAAAATACAAGCCTGTCACTTTTGGTGGAAATGTTAGTGAATGGTTAGTTTGTGAAACATGTTTTGGACGACAGGAATTTTTTGGTGCTACTGAAGAAATTGAATCCATTGCTTCCCTACAAAATTGTATAGAACTTGGATTGGACATTAATCATCTTTCTATTATGACTGGTACAGTTACAAAAAAACTCAAAAATTGTCTCCTAATCAATTAGGTTGAGTTCTCTACAAATGAAACTATAAATTGAATTTAAAAGTAAAAAATTTGTGCCAGTAGATCCTGTGTGTGGAATTGAACTTGATGAAGAATTAGCTTTAATTCATGATCATGATGGAAAAAAAGTCTATTTCTGTTGTTCAGGATGTAGGCGAATTTTCCTCAAAAAGCCCCGAAAATATAAAAATAATATTTAGATTGGAAATGCTCCACACATTCTACAGAATTTAGATTTACCGACATGATGTTTACAGTATGGGCATTTTTCTTCTGATTTTGGATCTGCCGGAGTACCGTACAGTTTTTTAAAAATTTCATAATAGTACATTGATTCTCTACTTCTAATTACGACATTGTCTGTTTTTTCTACAGTTAATTTTCTTTCAACAAATTGCTCTTCACCCACTATGGAATCAAAGAGATTGGTTAAACCTGCAGTTCCAGATCCATCTTGCATTGGTGATTTCTCTCTCCATGCAATTTGTTTTGGGATGTTTTTTTCAAAAGTTTTCCGTAAAATCCATTTACCTTGTCTTTTACCCTCTTCTTCTCTAACTTTGAGATTAACTGGAATTTTTTCAGCCAGTTGAATCACTTTTTCATTTAGAAATGGAGATTTTATGGTTATCCCTAATGATTTGCCTATTTCCTGTGTTGGAAAATGCATTACTGAGCATATTCTCTTAACTTCACTTTCTAATTCATCCTCGGATTTGTTTATGAGAAAACTATATCCTGCAAACAGTTCATCTGCACCATCACCTGTAATTATTGATTTTTCGCCATTGTTTTTTGCCCATTTAATTGCTAAATACATTACAACATTATTGCGAATTTCAATATCGTTAAAATTTTTTAAAATTTTAATTGTGTCTTCTACTGCTTCTAGTATTTGCTCTGTCTTGACATTGTAAATTGTTAGTGGTAGTTCCATTTCTTTTGAAATCATTTGACAATATGTCAAATCTTTTGAAACAAAATCATCTGCAATTATTGCCACTGCTTTGGGTTTTCTTTGTTTTAAAAAATATGCAATAATTGAACTATCTAAACCCCCTGATAATGATATTAAGTTTGACTTGCACTCATTACATGACTCTTCTAATGCACTGTACAGATTCTTTGAAAACTCTTCCAATACAATTGATGCAATTTTGAAATTAAAATAGCTATGCCTAATGAGAGCACATACAATAATTCATTTTTTATTGTAAACTTTAAATCCTCAATTCAATCCTTGAGGGGTATTGCTACTTCCTGCTGAAATTGAATCAAAAACTCTAATTCCTGCATTGCGGGCTATTCTTGCAAAAAAACTTGCAGAAGATCATAACATCAGAGAAGAGGAAATTTCTAAAATGTTAGGTGTAACGCAAGCTGCAATTAGCAATTATATTCGAGGTACCAGAGGTGACCCTTCT comes from Nitrosopumilus oxyclinae and encodes:
- a CDS encoding DUF6659 family protein, encoding MSAKIYDYTKICDSVFTIDPKIRFAGVINERGRLVAGGMKENVEPLESEKDDEMIFMELALRVKMRKEFDKQLGPVNFALASRERALAISVIINDDILYVVSEPDSDYGSLPKKIIEIIHS
- a CDS encoding YHS domain-containing protein translates to MPVDPVCGIELDEELALIHDHDGKKVYFCCSGCRRIFLKKPRKYKNNI
- a CDS encoding asparagine synthase C-terminal domain-containing protein, with translation MEEFSKNLYSALEESCNECKSNLISLSGGLDSSIIAYFLKQRKPKAVAIIADDFVSKDLTYCQMISKEMELPLTIYNVKTEQILEAVEDTIKILKNFNDIEIRNNVVMYLAIKWAKNNGEKSIITGDGADELFAGYSFLINKSEDELESEVKRICSVMHFPTQEIGKSLGITIKSPFLNEKVIQLAEKIPVNLKVREEEGKRQGKWILRKTFEKNIPKQIAWREKSPMQDGSGTAGLTNLFDSIVGEEQFVERKLTVEKTDNVVIRSRESMYYYEIFKKLYGTPADPKSEEKCPYCKHHVGKSKFCRMCGAFPI